One genomic region from Tripterygium wilfordii isolate XIE 37 chromosome 20, ASM1340144v1, whole genome shotgun sequence encodes:
- the LOC119987077 gene encoding thaumatin-like protein 1: protein MKSITKFSNSTLLLTLLLITTTYAANIEIRNECPYTVWAAASPGGGRQLNTNQVWNLNVPAGTVMARVWGRTNCNFDGSGRGRCQTGDCGGVLNCQGWGQPPNTLAEYALNQFGNQDFYDISLVDGFNIPMEFSATNGGCKRIRCTADINGQCPAQLRAPGGCNNPCTVFKTNEYCCTQGQGTCGPTNFSRFFKDRCRDAYSYPQDDPTSTFTCPAGTNYRVIFCPRGGSSKPYDNFPLEMVGEIV from the coding sequence ATGAAATCCATTACCAAATTCTCCAACTCCACACTCCTTCTCACCCTCCTCCTCATCACCACCACCTACGCGGCCAACATCGAAATCCGCAATGAATGTCCTTACACCGTTTGGGCGGCAGCCTCGCCAGGCGGAGGCCGGCAACTAAACACCAACCAAGTATGGAACCTAAACGTGCCCGCGGGGACGGTAATGGCACGCGTTTGGGGTAGAACAAATTGCAATTTTGATGGGAGCGGTAGGGGGAGATGCCAAACAGGTGATTGTGGAGGAGTACTAAATTGCCAAGGATGGGGTCAACCTCCAAACACACTAGCAGAATATGCACTAAACCAATTTGGGAACCAAGATTTCTATGACATATCACTTGTTGATGGGTTCAACATTCCAATGGAATTCAGTGCAACTAATGGTGGGTGCAAGAGGATTAGATGCACTGCTGACATAAATGGACAGTGCCCTGCCCAATTGAGGGCTCCTGGTGGGTGTAACAACCCTTGCACAGTTTTCAAGACTAATGAGTATTGCTGTACTCAAGGCCAAGGGACTTGTGGACCCACAAATTTCTCAAGGTTTTTCAAGGACAGATGTCGTGATGCTTATAGTTATCCCCAAGATGACCCTACAAGCACATTTACATGCCCTGCTGGGACTAATTATAGGGTCATTTTCTGCCCTAGAGGAGGGTCTTCTAAGCCATATGACAATTTTCCCTTGGAGATGGTTGGAGAAATTGTGTAA
- the LOC119987078 gene encoding thaumatin-like protein 1, which yields MNSKTNFLTTSTLLFTFLFISTNAYSNFTIINQCPYTVWAAAFPGGGRRLNQNESWTLFGSNMERIWGRTNCTFDASGRGHCETGDCNGLLECRGYGQPPNTLAEYALFSNQDLYDISLVDGFNIPIQFGPQPSSSCRARTVRCVADIKGECPAQLKAPGGCNHPCTVFKTNEYCCYQGAGSCGPTNFSRFFKSRCPDAYSFPQDDAASTLICPTGTSFRAVFCPRTGFGHDYSPSEMVGGI from the coding sequence atGAACTCCAAAACCAACTTCCTCACCACCAGCACCCTCCTCTTTACCTTCCTCTTCATCTCCACTAATGCATATTCCAACTTCACAATCATCAATCAATGCCCTTACACCGTCTGGGCAGCCGCCTTCCCCGGTGGAGGCCGTCGCCTAAACCAAAACGAATCCTGGACCCTATTTGGCTCCAACATGGAACGGATTTGGGGCAGAACAAATTGCACATTCGATGCAAGTGGTAGAGGCCATTGCGAAACAGGAGATTGCAATGGACTTCTAGAATGCAGAGGCTACGGTCAGCCTCCGAACACTCTAGCCGAATATGCACTATTCTCGAATCAGGATCTCTACGACATATCGCTGGTCGATGGCTTcaacatcccaattcaatttgGTCCTCAACCGTCCAGCAGTTGTCGCGCGCGCACTGTGAGGTGCGTCGCAGACATAAAGGGAGAGTGTCCAGCACAATTGAAGGCTCCTGGTGGGTGTAATCATCCTTGTACGGTGTTCAAGACTAATGAGTATTGTTGCTACCAAGGAGCAGGAAGTTGTGGACCAACAAATTTCTCGAGGTTTTTCAAAAGTCGATGTCCGGACGCCTATAGTTTTCCACAAGATGATGCTGCTAGTACGTTGATATGTCCTACCGGGACTAGTTTTAGGGCTGTGTTTTGTCCTAGAACAGGGTTTGGACATGATTATTCTCCTTCGGAGATGGTTGGAGGGATATGA
- the LOC119987009 gene encoding uncharacterized protein LOC119987009: MVARRPQQDGLPPGWTVQLKQMRSGRTIRYFMNSQTGQKFSSKEDLIRYVKMKSTLTSQNEDPPTTKKHIDRHSENMDIQVVKKTNEEWLPEGWEVESKTRNSGARSGTKYKCYIDPSTGSKFYSKPEVFRYLEGVKHQSCLSTQKKSGSVVHSTSKVVIEKSEVTDLPRGWIKELKIKTVANRVRKDPYYTDPVSGYVFRSKKDVLRYLESGKISKSAFLSQKRHINDPELIDNKTSASCATKRQKLQHPASILQPFTGKQSSNRSGLAVPENEASKKILRRRGSVGTMFSVGSTDETLSEKASVEKRNDRYDCPSTNYDAVLTPAHDLKGKSFLDSGMEKSSRSSNNSSKSNKKKWRNLPCRSSKRLAGLHSLLPKVELSERNQQDSTPTDDRAVSNSASDLLGMNSLECEMEKSSSRSRNNSGKTNRKEGLVLPCRFSKRTSGLKTVLPKVEFSESNHQKITLSGDKVFNSSADLIGKNSLESKMQKGSNRSSRNNSGKSNKKGGLDLPRRSSRRLAGLKAAIPKVELSETNQQEIPLSDNKTVINSASELITENSLEKGMEKSSSKKSSNNSGKSNKKSTIDVPRRSSTRLAGFKADMSKNSSCEQVPQSAVIESENEVVPAVGFTSNSLADEGSGPYEARPITELARHAFIVESIPSVGELLNKSEKSLDDQVMPTEQFQTLEAEKSDLRFRDPCLEFAFKTLTGAMPLEDSVADMPISTCAADILREKNLHDGKMGKSCNKKFWTDVGGTNDKIELNMPSWSFKETALLQNELVGSSALKISAGKSCQTEPNLDFDLAVDNLPNGASQRFNSWPEMAFSRHDSLHSNAPLHEGPSKSKQSLKDQIVAEEEPQPIESDKVNGDKPVSQVVFPSGDYWSDPCLEFAFKTLTGAIPLDNFAISDFPQQHLDTSHKERDGSLAPITDFPQPQLDTSPKERDGNLAPPDFGLPCDFQSVISSHFDASQRQPGTRQQLPLNPSVPPTTRE; the protein is encoded by the exons ATGGTGGCGAGAAGGCCGCAGCAGGACGGGCTTCCACCGGGATGGACCGTACAATTGAAACAGATGAGGAGTGGTCGCACAATTAGG TATTTCATGAATTCTCAAACTGGTCAAAAGTTCTCCTCGAAGGAAGATCTCATTCGCTATGTTAAAATGAAGAGTACCCTAACTTCTCAAAATGAAGACCCTCCGACAACTAAGAAACACATTGATAGGCATTCAGAAAATATGGACATACAA GTTGTAAAGAAAACTAATGAAGAATGGTTACCTGAAGGCTGGGAAGTGGAAAGTAAAACCCGTAACAGTGGTGCACGTAGTGGAACCAAGTATAAG TGCTATATTGATCCATCAACTGGATCTAAATTTTACTCAAAGCCAGAGGTTTTTCGGTATCTTGAAGGcgtgaagcatcaaagctgCTTATCCACTCAGAAGAAATCGGGCTCTGTTGTGCATTCTACAAGCAAA GTTGTGATTGAGAAGTCGGAAGTGACGGATTTACCACGAGGATGGATTAAGGAACTCAAGATAAAAACAGTTGCAAATAGAGTCAGAAAAGACCCG TACTACACGGATCCAGTGTCTGGATATGTATTCCGCTCCAAGAAGGATGTTTTGCGCTATCTTGAATCTGGAAAGATCAGTAAAAGTGCTTTTCTATCGCAGAAAAGGCACATCAATGATCCAGAGTTGATTGACAACAAAACCTCT GCATCATGTGCAACTAAAAGGCAGAAACTACAACACCCTGCTAGCATACTGCAGCCTTTTACAG GTAAGCAGAGTTCTAATAGAAGCGGTTTAGCAGTTCCAGAAAATGAGGCCTCAAAAAAAATACTGCGCAGGAGGGGGTCTGTAGGGACTATGTTTTCTGTAGGTTCCACAGATGAGACTCTTTCAGAAAAGGCTTCAGTGGAGAAACGAAATGATCGTTATGACTGTCCTTCAACTAATTATGATGCTGTCTTGACTCCTGCACATGACCTGAAAGGGAAGAGCTTCCTTGATAGTGGGATGGAAAAAAGTAGTAGGAGTAGCAATAATTCTAGCAAATCCAATAAGAAGAAATGGCGTAACCTGCCTTGCCGGTCTTCAAAAAGACTTGCAGGGCTTCATTCACTACTTCCAAAGGTTGAATTGTCCGAAAGAAATCAGCAGGATAGTACTCCTACTGATGATAGGGCTGTTTCAAATTCTGCATCTGACCTGTTGGGGATGAACTCGCTTGAGTGTGAGATGGAGAAAAGTAGCAGTAGAAGTAGGAATAATTCTGGCAAAACCAACAGGAAGGAAGGGCTTGTTCTCCCTTGCCGATTTTCGAAACGTACTTCTGGGCTTAAAACAGTACTGCCGAAAGTTGAATTTTCCGAGTCAAATCATCAAAAGATTACTTTGAGTGGTGATAAGGTTTTCAATTCTTCAGCTGACCTGATAGGGAAGAATTCACTTGAGAGTAAGATGCAGAAAGGTAGCAATAGAAGTAGTAGAAACAATTCTGGCAAATCTAATAAGAAGGGCGGGCTTGACCTGCCTCGCCGATCTTCAAGAAGACTTGCTGGGCTTAAAGCAGCTATACCAAAAGTTGAATTGTCCGAGACCAATCAGCAGGAGATTCCTTTGAGTGATAATAAGACTGTTATAAATTCTGCGTCTGAGTTGATAACGGAGAACTCACTTGAGAAAGGGATGGAGAAAAGTAGCAGTAAAAAGAGCAGCAATAATTCTGGAAAATCCAATAAGAAGAGCACGATTGATGTGCCTCGACGATCTTCAACGAGACTTGCGGGGTTTAAAGCTGATATGTCTAAGAACTCATCCTGTGAGCAAGTGCCTCAGAGTGCAGTGATCGAAAGTGAAAATGAAGTTGTTCCGGCTGTGGGCTTTACCTCAAATAGTTTGGCAGATGAAGGGTCTGGCCCATATGAGGCTAGGCCCATCACAGAACTTGCTAGGCATGCTTTTATTGTAGAAAGTATTCCTTCAGTTGGAGAGCTATTGAACAAGAGTGAAAAGTCTCTTGATGACCAAGTCATGCCTacagagcaatttcaaacacttgaaGCTGAGAAATCTGACTTGCGGTTTAGGGACCCATGCTTAGAGTTTGCATTCAAGACCCTTACAGGTGCAATGCCACTTGAGGATTCTGTTGCTGACATGCCGATTTCTACTTGTGCAGCTGATATCCTGCGTGAAAAGAACTTGCATGACGGCAAGATGGGAAAGAGCTGCAACAAGAAATTTTGGACTGATGTTGGTGGAACCAACGATAAGATAGAGCTAAACATGCCGTCTTGGTCATTTAAAGAAACTGCTCTGCTTCAAAATGAACTGGTTGGCAGCTCAGCTCTAAAGATTTCTGCTGGAAAGTCTTGTCAAACTGAACCCAATCTAGATTTTGATTTGGCTGTAGATAATTTGCCCAATGGAGCTTCACAGAGGTTCAATAGTTGGCCAGAAATGGCATTTTCACGTCATGATTCACTACACTCAAATGCCCCATTACATGAAGGACCATCAAAGAGCAAGCAGAGTCTCAAAGATCAAATTGTTGCTGAAGAGGAACCTCAGCCCATTGAATCTGATAAAGTTAATGGTGATAAGCCAGTGTCACAGGTTGTTTTTCCTTCTGGGGACTATTGGTCAGATCCATGCCTAGAATTTGCATTTAAAACTCTTACAGGTGCAATACCATTGGATAATTTTGCAATTTCGGATTTCCCTCAGCAACATCTGGACACTTCACATAAAGAGAGGGATGGTAGCTTGGCACCGATTACAGATTTCCCTCAGCCACAGCTGGACACTTCCCCTAAAGAAAGGGATGGTAACTTGGCACCGCCTGATTTCGGCTTACCCTGCGATTTCCAAAGTGTTATTTCATCCCACTTTGATGCATCACAAAGACAACCTGGTACAAGACAGCAGCTACCATTGAATCCTTCTGTCCCCCCCACCACCAGGGAATAA